The Deltaproteobacteria bacterium genome contains the following window.
CTCGCCTCTTGGCAAGCCAGGATTTCGTGGTTGTCCCCGCCAGGGCCGAGAGCACCCGCTTCTCGAGGATCTGTCCCAGCGATGCGCGCCAGCGCGGCCGGTACGGCGGCTCCCGTCCCTCCAGCACCGCCTTGAGGCGCTCGGGGCTGTCCTTTCGCAGGAGCGCCCCGATGCCGCTCGGGAAGGTCGGAATCGAGAAGTCGACTGTCCTTCTCTGCTCCAGCGTGGCCGTAGCGGCACCGCAGAGCAGGTCGATCCTCCCCTCCTTCACTGCGTCGAAACGATCGTCACTCCCGACCTTCACGTACTCGACCGCGATCTGGGCGAGACCCGGCTCGGCCTTCACTGCGTCCGCGATCCTCTGGCAGAGCACCACGGAGTAGCCCGCGGCTTTCCCCGACTCCTCGTACGAGAAGGGTCGCGCGTCGATCCGATAGCCCAATTTCAGCTTGCCGAGGTCCAGAACCCGCTCCAAGGTACCCGCCCGCGCCGACTCGGCGGCCCCGAACAGGAAGAGCGCCACCGCGACCGGTATGGCGGCGGCCATCGTGAGGTCGCGCCGGCGAAGTAGCAGTGATCGTCGAAGCTGCATGATGCGTCCTCCGTCACGCGGCTCGGCCCGCTGCGGCCTGCACGGTCGTCGTCCCACTCACACCGAAGCGGGGAGCGAGGAAGCCGAAAATCACGAAGCCGATGCCCATCACCACCGTGCCGCCGAGCACCGCATCCGCACCCGACGCGTAGATCGCATAGACGCTGTAGAGCATCGCGACCATCGCCACCACGACGTTCCGCCGATACGTCGACTCCGGCACGGCCGCTTTCCGCATCATCTCGATCAAGGCGGAGAGCGAGATGATGTACGGAATCACGTTGGTGACCACGGCCAGGTTGACCAGCGCACTGAATTGCTCGCTGAGCGTCGGCGAGATGGTCGAGAGTGCCATCAGGGACTGGACGCCTCCCATGACGATCATCCCGGTGATCGGCGCGCTGTTCTGGGTCACCTTCGCGAAGAACGCGGGGAACATGCGATCTTCGGCCGCCGATTTCGCGGTTTGGGCGATGGTGAACTGCCAGCCCAGCAGCGAGCCGAGACAGGCCATCGCCGCCAGGGCCATGATGATCGAGCCCACTGTCGGATTGAACATCCGGGCGTAGACCAGACCGAACGGGCCCGTGGACTTCGCCAGGTCGGCGTTCGGCACGATTCCCTGAATTACCGTGGTCGAGAGGACGTAGATCACGGCAGCCCCGAGCGTCCCGAACATACAGGCAAGAGGCACGTTCCGCTTCGGGTTCTCGACGGCGTCCGAGTTCTGCGCTGCCGACTCCATCCCTAGGAAGGCCCACAGCGTGAGCGCGATGCTCGAGCCCATCCCCTTCAGCAGACTGAGCCCTTGCGGATTCCAGGCGGCGGCGAAGGTGTCCCTGCTGAACCAGAGCCAGCCAACGACCGAGAGACCGGCGACCGGAATGATGACGCCCCACACGGTTATTGCGCCGATACGGCCGGTCACCTTGGGGCCCCCGAAGTTTGCGACCGTGGTCAGCCAGATGAGCGCGATCACCCCGATGCAGGTGGCGATCGGCGTCGACGAGAGCCAGGGGGAGAACGTCGCCAGATAACCCACGGCGGAGATCGCGATCGCCACGTTCCCGATCGCCAGCGAGAAGAAGTAGAGGTAGAATACCATGAAGAAGCCCGATTTGCCGTAGGCTTCCTCGGCGTACGCCGACATCCCCCCCGGGCGCTGATTGAGGACACCGGCCTGAGCAAACCCGTAGGCGATGGCCATCGAGCCCACCGCGGTCACGACCCAGGAAAGGAGGGAGATCGCCCCGACCTGAGCCATGTTCGTCGGGAGCATGATGATCCCGGAACCCATCATGTTGACGGCGACGATGACCGTCAGCTGGATCAGGTTCATCTTCTTTCGGGGCTCGTCCATGGCGTCTCCCTGGTTCGTCGCCGCGACGTTCAGGTCTTCAAGCAGTAGAGGGCATAGTAGGGGCGGCCGTTCTCGTCGGTCTTCACTTCGACACCGTGGGTGTCGTGCCCGAAGCCGGGGAACCTCGCGTCGAAGGCCTCGAGGCCCAGCAGGAAGTCGCCGACGGCGCGGGTTGCCTCGCCGAAGCGTTCACCCGGCATCAGCAGCGGGATTCCCGGCGGATAGGGAACGACCTGCACCGCGAGCACGCGGCCCTGGAGCTTCGCGGCGGGCACCTGCTCCACCTCGCGGTGGACGAGGCGCGCGAAGGTCTCCCGCGGTGTCAGCACGGGCTCGGGAAGGCTGCTGAAGGCGCCGTCGAGATTGCCGAGGATATTGTGCTCCCGGATGGCGGCATGCATCTCCGCGGCGAGCTCGCGGAGCCCGAGCCGGGCATACCGCTCGGGATGATCGGCGACGAGGCCGGAGAGTGCGTTGGCGAGCGGCGCGTTCGCGTCGTAGAGCTCTTTGAAGCGCATGAACGCGGCGACGAGCGAGCCCCACTTGCCCCTGGTGATGCCGATCGAGAAGAGGGTGAGGATCGAGTAGGGCTCGGTCTTCTCCACCACGATGCCCTGCGTGGCGAGGAACGCCGTCACGATGGCTGCGGGAATCCCTTTCTTCTCCAGGACGCCGTCCGGCCCGATGCCCGGAGTCAACGTGGTCACCTTGATCGGGTCGAGCATGCAGTAGCGGCGGCCCAGGTCGCCGAACCCGTGCCAGCCCTGCCCCGGCCGCAGGAGCCATGCGTCGCTCGAGGTCGCGAGCAGGTTGGGATCGGCCTCGAGGAAAGCCTCGCCTTCCACCTCGTCGGCCTGCCAGCTCTGGAACCACCAATCGCCCGACTTGCGACGCTCGAGATCCCGGCCGATGCGCAGCATGGCCTTCCGGAAGTCGATTGCCTCGCGGATGCACTCGTCCGTGAGCGCCGGGCCCGCGTCGTCCATCATCTTCGCGGAGACGTCCGTGGACGCGATGATACTGTACTGCGGCGAGGTGGAGGTGTGCATCATGAACGCTTCGTTGAAGAGCGCGGGCTTGACCGGGATCCGACCCGAACGGATGTGGATCATCGAGGCCTGGGAGAGTGCGGCGAGGAGCTTGTGCGTCGAGTGTGTCACCGTCACGGTCGCGTCGTCCGGCGACCGTTGGCCGCGGTGCATCCCGTAGCGGCCCTCGTAGATGGGATTGAACCGCGCGTACGCGTACCACGCCTCGTCGTAGTGGATGCGGTCGACGCTCTGGCTCAAGAGCCGCGTCGTGTGCTCGACGTCGTAGCAGAGGCCGTCGTAGGTGGAATTCGTGAGCACCGCGAGCATGGGCTTGCGCGGCGCGCCTTTCACGAGAGGGCTCTCTGCGAGCTTCCGTCGCAGCATCTCGGGCTCGATCTCGCTGGCAGGCACCGGACCGATCACGCCGCGCGCGTTGCGCCGTGGCTTCAGGTACACCGGGATGGCGCCGCTCATGTTGAGCGCGTAGTTGAGGGACTTGTGACAGTTGCGGTCGACCAGGACGATGTCGTCGTCCGCCACCGCCGAGTGCAGGATGATCTCGTTGCTCGCCGAGCTCCCCCCCATCGAGAAGAATGTGTGGTCGGCGCCGAAAACGCGCGCGGCGTAGCGCTCGGCTTCGGCCACGGGCCCCGAGTGGTCGTTCAAGGAACCGAGCTCTCCCACCGAAACGGAGAGGTCGGATCGCAGCATCTGCTCGCCGTAGAAGCCGAGAAAGGCGCGGCCGACGGCCGTCTTCATGAAGGCCGTACCGCCCGTGTGCCCGGGCGTGTGCCACGAGTACTCATGGGTGTCGGCGAAGTTCGCGAGCTTCCCGAAGAAGGGCGGCAGCACGGTGTCGAGATAGCGCCGCGCCGCCGCGTCGATGCGTCCGGCGATGAAAGCAGCGCTGTCCTCGGGCACCCAGATGTAGCCCTCGACCTGCTCCACGATCTCGAGCGGCACCTGGCGGGTAGCCCCCCGACGCGCGCCGAGAAGCACGGGCAAGGATGCCGCCTGCTGCCGGATGCGCCCGAGGATCCGCTTCGTCTGCGCGAGGGTCTCGTCGCTCGCCGCCGCCATTCCCCAGCCGAGCACCACGCAGGAGAGCGCTGGGTGCGACTCGACGGCGGCCTCCGCATCGTCCAGCGAGTGGGCGAGCACGACGGGGCGTCCGAGCGCCGCGAGCGCCGCCCTGATCTCCTTCACGCTGCGCCCGATCGCCGAGTCCTCGTCGACGCGGGCGCCAACGACGAGCACCGGAAAGCCGGAGGCGAGTGCGGCCGGCATCGGCGTGTCGCTGTACGACATGGCTGGCACTCCTCGGATCCGTCCTTCGACTTCAGCCCTCTGAGCGGCGTCGGCCGGCTCCGGCCCACGGGCCACCGGGGGCCGACATCAGAAGGTGAAGCTCATGAACAGATAGCCGTTGATCCACGTCGATGATCCGTTCACGGCCTCGCGAAAGCCCTTGTTGGGATTCGCCATCGAACAGGCCGCGGTGACCGACCACCAGTTCGTCAGCGCAACATCGAAAATTAGGTTGACCTCATCCGCGAGGGAGCGATCCACGCGCGAGGGGGTGAGGCCGAAGTCCTGGTTCCGATTGTTGAGCAGGAACTTGTAGTAGATCAGGTTGATCGCCAGGATTTCGTTCGGCTTGAGCTGCAGACGCACCTGGTGGGAGTTCAGGTTGCTGTTGGAGAGGACGTACTCTCCCAGGAGCTCTCCCTGGAACCAGGAGCCCCACTCCGGGAGCCCGGTGAAGAGGGAGTCGAATCCCCGCGTCCCGCCGCCGCTGAACGACGCATACCGGTAGCTGAGCTGAGGCTTCCAGGGCAGGGGCGACAGCTGGTACGCCGGTGTGACGTACCAGCCGTTGGCCTCCGAGAGGCCGGACGACTTCGAGTTGTTCTCGTGGACGAAGGACGTCTTGTAGCTGAGGTCGGGAAGCGCCGGCAGCGGAGTCGCTTCGTGATAGACCTGGATGCCGTCCATGCCGTCGCGAGAAGGTGTGTCCGAGTGGTAGATGTCGAAGTACATG
Protein-coding sequences here:
- a CDS encoding arginine decarboxylase (biodegradative; catalyzes the formation of agmatine from arginine), translated to MSYSDTPMPAALASGFPVLVVGARVDEDSAIGRSVKEIRAALAALGRPVVLAHSLDDAEAAVESHPALSCVVLGWGMAAASDETLAQTKRILGRIRQQAASLPVLLGARRGATRQVPLEIVEQVEGYIWVPEDSAAFIAGRIDAAARRYLDTVLPPFFGKLANFADTHEYSWHTPGHTGGTAFMKTAVGRAFLGFYGEQMLRSDLSVSVGELGSLNDHSGPVAEAERYAARVFGADHTFFSMGGSSASNEIILHSAVADDDIVLVDRNCHKSLNYALNMSGAIPVYLKPRRNARGVIGPVPASEIEPEMLRRKLAESPLVKGAPRKPMLAVLTNSTYDGLCYDVEHTTRLLSQSVDRIHYDEAWYAYARFNPIYEGRYGMHRGQRSPDDATVTVTHSTHKLLAALSQASMIHIRSGRIPVKPALFNEAFMMHTSTSPQYSIIASTDVSAKMMDDAGPALTDECIREAIDFRKAMLRIGRDLERRKSGDWWFQSWQADEVEGEAFLEADPNLLATSSDAWLLRPGQGWHGFGDLGRRYCMLDPIKVTTLTPGIGPDGVLEKKGIPAAIVTAFLATQGIVVEKTEPYSILTLFSIGITRGKWGSLVAAFMRFKELYDANAPLANALSGLVADHPERYARLGLRELAAEMHAAIREHNILGNLDGAFSSLPEPVLTPRETFARLVHREVEQVPAAKLQGRVLAVQVVPYPPGIPLLMPGERFGEATRAVGDFLLGLEAFDARFPGFGHDTHGVEVKTDENGRPYYALYCLKT
- a CDS encoding amino acid ABC transporter substrate-binding protein, producing the protein MQLRRSLLLRRRDLTMAAAIPVAVALFLFGAAESARAGTLERVLDLGKLKLGYRIDARPFSYEESGKAAGYSVVLCQRIADAVKAEPGLAQIAVEYVKVGSDDRFDAVKEGRIDLLCGAATATLEQRRTVDFSIPTFPSGIGALLRKDSPERLKAVLEGREPPYRPRWRASLGQILEKRVLSALAGTTTKSWLAKRREELNVNAEIVTVQSYREGIDRVLGRRSDVLFGDRAILLDAATRGPSADDLIVLEREFTYEPLALAFARGDEDFRLLVDRTLSRLYRSGEIGDIYKSFFGEPDADVLAFFRFVALPE
- the potE gene encoding putrescine-ornithine antiporter produces the protein MNLIQLTVIVAVNMMGSGIIMLPTNMAQVGAISLLSWVVTAVGSMAIAYGFAQAGVLNQRPGGMSAYAEEAYGKSGFFMVFYLYFFSLAIGNVAIAISAVGYLATFSPWLSSTPIATCIGVIALIWLTTVANFGGPKVTGRIGAITVWGVIIPVAGLSVVGWLWFSRDTFAAAWNPQGLSLLKGMGSSIALTLWAFLGMESAAQNSDAVENPKRNVPLACMFGTLGAAVIYVLSTTVIQGIVPNADLAKSTGPFGLVYARMFNPTVGSIIMALAAMACLGSLLGWQFTIAQTAKSAAEDRMFPAFFAKVTQNSAPITGMIVMGGVQSLMALSTISPTLSEQFSALVNLAVVTNVIPYIISLSALIEMMRKAAVPESTYRRNVVVAMVAMLYSVYAIYASGADAVLGGTVVMGIGFVIFGFLAPRFGVSGTTTVQAAAGRAA